A single window of Aspergillus oryzae RIB40 DNA, chromosome 8 DNA harbors:
- a CDS encoding uncharacterized protein (predicted protein) yields the protein MFSPDALYQALEFCLRPDVQESTRAVQKQVHNESGLESAIKAFYRWLPPQVQKCDITNQNLAMYQIWNKPSMRISPEVAAVLLEEQLIKQTDIVLITRQVYNIQCESSRPIEGIARDHWKRVTIAAKSIVTASDLVSMLPGMQRKSDDSSVEKPKRKNLTKDVGIDAARFFWNIALLPFTRVRGSKTRDEESAATDIVASYDESELPQSDSARINETRQRPSMMQDSGIIHRATGLRKQSNLNASDFSTGEEIKRHTYMCPSDADRQQNQTQRINARSYLHLFKPVEFKRGMKSMRKLSVADTLIVGSGVRGSSVRTSGSW from the exons ATGTTTTCTCCCGACGCACTATACCAGGCATTAGAGTTTTGCCTCCGTCCGGATGTTCAAGAATCAACTCGTGCTGTTCAGAAGCAGGTCCATAATGAATCAGGTCTTGAGAGCGCCATTAAAGCCTTTTATCGTTGGTTACCACCGCAGGTCCAAAAATGCGACATCACGAACCAGAACTTAGCTATGTATCAGATCTGGAATAAGCCATCAATGAGGATCTCCCCCGAAGTAGCAGCAGTTCtgctggaagagcagctCATAAAACAAACCGATATTGTGCT AATTACCCGCCAAGTTTACAATATCCAATGCGAAAGCTCAAGACCTATCGAAGGTATCGCAAGGGATCATTGGAAAAGAGTCACTATTGCTGCAAAGAGCATCGTTACGGCCTCGGATCTGGTCAGCATGCTGCCCGGGATGCAACGAAAG AGCGACGACAGCAGTGTAgagaaaccaaaaagaaaaaatctGACCAAAGACGTTGGTATCGATGCTGCAAGGTTCTTTTGGAACATTGCTCTGCTTCCCTTCACTA GGGTCCGGGGAAGTAAGACACGGGATGAAGAGAGCGCTGCAACCGATATAGTAGCATCTTATGAC GAGTCCGAGCTCCCGCAGAGCGACAGCGCTCGCATTAATGAAACGCGCCAACGCCCATCCATGATGCAGGATTCTGGTATAATACACCGCGCTACAGGACTGAGGAAGCAGTCTAATTTAAATGCAAGCGATTTCTCCACGGGTGAGGAAATCAAGAGACATACGTACATGTGCCCGAGCGATGCTGACAGACAACAGAACCAAACACAGAGAATAAACGCAAGGAGTTACCTTCATCTGTTCAAACCAGTCGAATTCAAGCGAGGGATGAAGAGCATGCGGAAGCTATCTGTCGCAGACACCTTGATCGTGGGTTCAGGAGTCCGAGGCTCAAGTGTCCGGACTTCAGGAAGCTGGTGA
- a CDS encoding uncharacterized protein (predicted protein) — MGCGARLISSWDIHDKLSWAAQKLLLLWGPALIMFTICLSSTEFTKTYKPKRFVPPWIARPLYFALNTVLFLLMSLAAFMEVATAEHEVHAGHKLLRAVFIIRLLFWTFILLGNTASHNDHQCQPGNNVHMKPRFEQYYLVLQDFFIVAFIHNIIQLVRLYSGPDGFMNATEWPLYALDILLGTRPLLEWKIWYWSGGCMKSVGS; from the coding sequence ATGGGCTGTGGAGCCCGTctcatctcctcctgggACATACACGACAAATTGTCCTGGGCAGCACAGAAACTGCTCCTCCTCTGGGGTCCAGCCCTGATCATGTTCACCATCTGCCTATCCAGCACCGAATTcacaaaaacatacaaacCCAAACGTTTCGTCCCTCCGTGGATCGCACGACCACTCTACTTCGCGCTCAATACcgtcctctttcttcttatGAGTCTTGCGGCTTTTATGGAAGTCGCAACTGCTGAGCATGAGGTCCATGCCGGTCATAAACTCTTGAGAGCTGTTTTCATTATTCGACTTCTTTTTTGGACTTTTATATTGCTCGGTAATACGGCGTCCCATAATGATCATCAATGCCAGCCCGGGAACAATGTTCATATGAAGCCCAGGTTTGAGCAATACTATCTTGTGCTTCAGGACTTCTTCATTGTCGCCTTTATACACAACATCATACAATTAGTACGGCTTTATTCGGGGCCAGATGGCTTTATGAATGCTACGGAGTGGCCACTTTATGCTTTGGATATTTTGTTGGGGACGCGACCGTTATTAGAATGGAAGATCTGGTATTGGTCGGGTGGTTGTATGAAGAGCGTTGGTAGTTAG
- a CDS encoding uncharacterized protein (UDP-glucuronosyl and UDP-glucosyl transferase) codes for MNEGIGRIKRSLYQSYHESWRACIASYKSESRPFLADAIIANPLAHAHIHCAERLSIPLHIMSAMIWSPTKEFPHPLAHIDGSEDMDQVMANVLSYALVEETIWKTYRQHVLGCQSISSATGGRLMIDNDIPHTYFCPEVLVSRPGDWDDMINTSGYVFAEEEAQYSSAKDLSSFIESGSPPIYFMLQENRF; via the exons ATGAACGAGGGTATCGGTAGAATCAAGCGTTCACTATATCAAAGCTATCACGAGTCATGGAGAGCATGCATTGCGTCGTACAAAAGTGAAAGCAGACCCTTCTTAGCAGACGCGATTATTGCAAATCCGTTAGCCCACGCGCATATTCATTGTGCTGAGCGTCTCTCAATTCCTCTACATATCATGTCGGCTATGATTTGGAGCCCGACAAAGGAGTTTCCTCATCCGCTGGCCCATATAGATGGAAGTGAAGACATGGACCAGGTCATGGCGAATGTTCTGTCTTATGCGCTCGTTGAGGAGACGATATGGAAAAC ATATCGGCAACATGTTCTAGGCTGTCAGAGCATCTCGTCAGCTACTGGGGGAAGACTCATGATTGACAACGACATTCCACATACCTACTTCTGTCCGGAGGTGCTTGTTTCAAGGCCAGGTGATTGGGACGATATGATTA ATACGTCGGGCTACGTTTTCGCAGAGGAGGAAGCGCAATATAGCTCAGCGAAAGATCTGAGCAGTTTCATCGAGTCTGGTTCGCCACCGATATACTTCATGTTACAGGAGAACA GATTTTGA